In Deinococcus cellulosilyticus NBRC 106333 = KACC 11606, a single window of DNA contains:
- a CDS encoding MBL fold metallo-hydrolase gives MTHPTPQDLISRIDRLNVPEGQLALWSLGQSGFVIKGGNTIFYIDPYLSDSIEDIGGPRRRFPIPADPSQIHHASAVFATHEHMDHADGPTLGPLMQASPQATLVTSWEGRDVALQAGVPEDRIVVPVLGEALKLGDLTYTAIPAAHYQHELRETGHARWMGFLIECGGVTVYHSGDTIVIPELLDALKGKHIDLALLPINGRDFHRESQGLVGNLWPGEAIELAVLIGAKVLIGTHNDLFDGNRVNPGMLFDELDRRAPFQRCHLLQPGELYLFAE, from the coding sequence ATGACACACCCCACCCCGCAGGACCTGATTTCCCGCATTGACCGCCTGAATGTGCCAGAAGGGCAGCTTGCCCTGTGGTCGCTGGGGCAGTCGGGTTTTGTGATCAAAGGTGGCAACACCATTTTTTACATTGACCCCTACCTCTCCGACTCCATTGAAGACATTGGAGGCCCCAGAAGGCGTTTCCCGATCCCTGCCGACCCTTCACAGATTCACCATGCCAGTGCGGTGTTTGCCACCCACGAGCACATGGACCATGCAGACGGTCCCACCCTTGGGCCCCTGATGCAGGCCTCACCGCAAGCCACCCTGGTGACCTCCTGGGAAGGTCGGGACGTGGCCTTGCAAGCTGGAGTCCCTGAAGACCGCATTGTGGTTCCCGTTCTGGGCGAAGCCCTGAAGCTGGGAGACCTGACCTACACCGCAATTCCTGCCGCCCATTACCAGCACGAATTGCGTGAAACAGGGCACGCCCGCTGGATGGGGTTTCTGATTGAGTGTGGTGGCGTGACAGTGTACCACTCGGGGGACACCATCGTGATTCCCGAGTTGCTGGATGCCCTGAAAGGCAAACACATTGATCTTGCCCTGCTGCCCATCAATGGACGGGACTTTCACCGGGAAAGCCAGGGACTGGTCGGCAACCTGTGGCCCGGAGAGGCCATTGAACTGGCCGTGCTGATCGGAGCAAAAGTGCTGATCGGTACCCACAATGACCTGTTCGATGGAAACCGGGTGAATCCGGGCATGCTCTTTGATGAACTCGACAGACGCGCTCCTTTTCAGCGCTGTCATCTGCTGCAACCCGGAGAACTCTACCTGTTCGCAGAGTGA
- a CDS encoding carboxylesterase/lipase family protein, producing MQNPRSHFNLPKQGALKGLYHEESGIHAYLGIPYAQPPVGPLRWRAPEPALPWEGTRDATQFGPRAMQLPVFGDMQFRSPAVSEDCLYLNVWTPDPQPQANLPVLVYFHGGGHVAGDGSEPRYDGEALAQQGLLVVTVNYRLGVFGFLSHPELEGGNFGYLDQNLALRWVQEHIRYFGGNPERVTIAGESAGSVSVSAHMASPLSRDLFSAAIGSSGSLLGTLSAMPLEEGQRTGQKFMEAAGGATLEDLRQLPAEVLLKHAEPFGIPGFPAVVDGHFFREVPLQTFAQKQQAPVPLLVGWNSQEMDAGFLLGPPPYTVEQYQKTLQSRFGELADDLFRVYPAQTDQEVDDAATALSGDLFIGYSTGKWAELHSLAGHPVFRYLYSHPRPHMTESFAGQVPGLAGGTREATAAEMVPPAKGAVHSADIEYFMGNLDSNPVYAWTEKDFELSKLMQRVYVHFARNHDPNHEGLPVWPRLEGGQGTLMELNLPPQVFSDPHPERQLVLERWMTRG from the coding sequence ATGCAAAATCCACGTTCTCACTTCAACCTCCCGAAACAGGGCGCCCTGAAGGGCCTGTATCACGAAGAGTCAGGCATTCATGCTTATCTGGGCATTCCTTACGCGCAGCCTCCGGTGGGGCCTTTGCGCTGGAGGGCACCTGAGCCCGCACTTCCCTGGGAGGGCACCAGGGACGCCACCCAGTTTGGCCCCAGGGCCATGCAGCTCCCGGTTTTTGGAGACATGCAGTTTCGTTCCCCTGCAGTGTCCGAAGATTGCCTCTACCTGAACGTCTGGACCCCTGACCCCCAGCCACAGGCCAACCTGCCCGTACTGGTGTACTTCCATGGCGGAGGGCATGTGGCTGGAGATGGCTCCGAACCCCGCTACGATGGTGAGGCACTGGCACAGCAGGGACTGCTGGTGGTGACGGTGAATTACCGCCTGGGGGTGTTTGGGTTCCTCAGTCACCCTGAGCTTGAAGGGGGAAACTTCGGTTACCTGGACCAGAACCTGGCCCTAAGGTGGGTGCAGGAGCACATCCGATATTTCGGGGGCAACCCGGAACGGGTGACCATTGCAGGAGAATCCGCCGGATCGGTCTCGGTCAGTGCGCACATGGCATCCCCTCTGTCCAGGGATCTGTTCTCTGCGGCCATCGGATCGAGCGGTTCCCTGCTGGGGACCCTCTCCGCCATGCCCCTTGAGGAGGGACAGCGAACAGGACAGAAATTCATGGAGGCCGCAGGAGGGGCAACCCTTGAAGACCTGCGCCAGCTTCCTGCAGAGGTCCTGCTGAAACACGCAGAACCTTTTGGCATCCCAGGCTTCCCTGCGGTTGTGGATGGGCATTTCTTCAGGGAAGTGCCTCTGCAGACGTTTGCACAGAAACAGCAGGCCCCGGTGCCCTTGCTGGTGGGCTGGAACAGCCAGGAGATGGACGCCGGTTTCTTGCTTGGACCTCCACCCTACACGGTGGAACAGTACCAGAAGACCCTGCAGAGCAGATTCGGGGAGCTTGCAGATGACCTTTTCAGGGTGTATCCCGCCCAGACGGACCAGGAGGTGGATGACGCTGCCACTGCCCTCTCCGGAGACCTCTTCATCGGGTACAGCACTGGGAAATGGGCAGAGCTGCACAGTCTGGCAGGACACCCTGTTTTCCGTTACCTGTACAGCCATCCCCGACCCCACATGACCGAATCTTTTGCAGGCCAGGTGCCAGGTCTTGCCGGAGGAACCCGTGAGGCCACAGCAGCCGAAATGGTCCCTCCTGCAAAAGGGGCGGTGCACTCTGCGGACATCGAGTACTTCATGGGGAATCTGGACTCAAACCCGGTGTACGCCTGGACGGAAAAAGACTTCGAACTCTCTAAACTCATGCAGCGGGTTTACGTGCATTTCGCCAGAAACCATGATCCCAACCATGAAGGACTTCCAGTGTGGCCTCGGCTGGAGGGAGGCCAGGGGACCCTGATGGAATTGAATCTTCCTCCACAGGTGTTCTCAGATCCACATCCTGAGCGTCAACTGGTGCTGGAACGCTGGATGACCAGAGGGTAA